A single Neospora caninum Liverpool complete genome, chromosome VIIb DNA region contains:
- a CDS encoding putative ethanolaminephosphotransferase has protein sequence MVGSGDNRWRRVKIVTFAQVKEQQNLARVLGKREFQSAALFDKHTQIPTENIVVRMVFGHYIPPLGLKNLHSYKYSSGGYTPLDKVMNPWWEFVASLVPATVHPNVLTVLGFLCAIGASILQLTYSVTLSEEAPRWVYLAVAFLFFLYQTFDAIDGKHARRNSLSSPLGQLFDHGCDIILATPLTLVSIAVITAGTGIVQHAIAMSSSQALQFIYMWWELHFHVFYAATGFLGVTEAQMGVMAMALVSGTVGPWVWRYNLLKLLPSPLKDMAGSVMSMFNTDLNGLFLVQATLVACNLPALVYDVVMGIVRAPKRPLAASQIFGLICYMVLQGALWHTCLEGPLEARTSPGLVYFTVTTSYSILLLRICLSATCRFPFKLVNFPVVPFFLTAAGIVTSPWCRTHRYALLAMVSIWNVVYLADFLYTSVSDVCSSLDISCFRVDYCKKKDGAQSAKGTPGTAEGETQGLKRRGKAAELVAHEDENIPVATVSSRENRRRGA, from the exons ATGGTCGGCAGTGGGGACAACCGGTG GCGCCGAGTCAAAATTGTGACATTTGCGCAAGTTAAGGAACAACAGAACCTCGCGCGTGTTCTGGGCAAACGTGAATTCCAGTCAGCCGCCCTTTTCGACAAACATACGCAAATTCCTACAGAAAACATAG TTGTCAGGATGGTGTTTGGGCACTACATTCCCCCGTTGGGGCTGAAGAACTTGCACAGCTACAAGTACTCGTCGGGAGGATATACACCGTTGGACAAGGTCATGAACCCGTGGTGGGAATTTGTTGCGTCCCTTGTTCCAGCTACAGTCCACCCGAACGTTCTGACTGTTCTTGGTTTCCTCTGCGCCATTGGGGCATCCATTCTGCAGCTCACCTATTCGGTGACGTTGTCTGAAGAAGCACCTCGGTGGGTGTATCTTGCAgttgccttcctctttttcctttaCCAAACATTCGACGCAATTGATGGGAAGCACGCGAGACGGAACAGTCTGAGTTCTCCGCTCGGCCAGCTTTTCGACCATGGATGCGACATCATTCTTGCCACCCCTCTCACGTTAGTCAGCATCGCCGTCATTACCGCGGGCACGGGCATCGTGCAGCACGCCATAGCCATGTCGAGCTCCCAGGCGCTCCAGTTCATCTACATG tggtGGGAACTGCATTTCCACGTGTTCTACGCCGCCACGGGCTTTCTCGGCGTGACGGAGGCGCAGATGGGG GTCATGGCCATGGCGCTCGTTTCCGGGACTGTCGGCCCGTGGGTGTGGCGATACAATCTCCTGAAACTGCTTCCTTCCCCCCTCAA GGACATGGCTGGGTCCGTCATGAGCATGTTCAATACGGATTTGAACGGCCTCTTCCTTGTCCAGGCTACCCTCGTTGCTTG CAATCTGCCAGCCCTCGTGTACGACGTCGTTATGGGGATCGTGCGAGCACCGAAACGGCCTCTGGCTGCCTCTCAGATATTCGGTTTGATTTGCTACATGGTTCTCCAAGGAGCGCTGTGGCACACGT GCCTCGAGGGCCCCTTGGAAGCTCGGACATCGCCGGGGCTCGTCTACTTCACAGTGACAACATCCTACAGTATCTTGCTGCTGCGAATCTGCCTGAGTGCGACTTGTCGTTTCCCGTTCAAACTCGTTAACTTCCCCgtcgttcctttcttcctcacgGCCGCCGGCATCGTCACGTCGCCATGGTGCCGCACGCATCGATACGCTCTTCTTGCA ATGGTGAGCATTTGGAACGTTGTCTACCTGGCCGACTTCTTGTACACAAGTGTTTCAGATGTCTGCAGTTCTCTGGACATTTCTTGCTTTCGGGTGGATTATtgcaaaaagaaagacggTGCGCAGAGCGCCAAGGGTACGCCTGGAACCGCCGAGGGTGAGACTCAGGGACTGAAGCGACGTGGCAAGGCTGCGGAGCTTGTTGCgcacgaagacgagaacatCCCAGTGGCGACCGTCTCCTCGAGGGAAaacagacggcgaggggCTTGA
- a CDS encoding GD24343, related, with translation MGVTAGEEDVASDAGWGCRVGAMLVLLFVGLIGAWVPLALKQCKLNTIIAILNTFAGGAFLGLAVFHIMPEAAEHIEKANLFLEFGDGRFNLAYLFLFIGYLAILICEQILTVDDDFGAHAHGHNAGYGSGGVEERDSGATAPCSCGRRVSVDRSSVLEASRGEDQGRERGKRLDERPSYSDANPTEGTTEFSSTVVTMCPFTVEREEMAREGLEEGHEQTGSDHRREPGASEHVRPQERTQKGVFNARPSEEQSGRHQKMSAVVPQSQEEGSLTELEGGPRGDELELSPRRCRCAPRFNFDGTSFFLMIALAIHGLFEGMIVGAESNLISVWLVTSVISGHKWAESLMLMSQFIARGMATRWCWILMAVFVVSSPLGVLIGLGLRSEGEVASGVANALGAGTLLYVAAETSTSVFAGSRAKRVGQLIVYCLGASMVLGLTVLDLALEA, from the exons ATGGGGGTGAcagcgggggaagaagacgtggCGTCTGACGCTGGCTGGGGCTGCAGAGTGGGCGCAATGCTTGTTCTGCTGTTTGTGGGATTGATTGGAGCGTGGGTGCCTCTGGCGTTGAAGCAATGCAAACTGAACACAATCATCGCCATTCTGAACACTTTTGCCGGAG gtgccttcctcggccttGCGGTCTTCCACATTATGCCCGAGGCCGCGGAACACATCGAGAAAGCGAACTTGTTTCTTGAGTTCGGCGATGGCAGGTTCAACCTGGCTTAcctcttccttttcatcGGTTACCTCGCCATTCTCATCTGCGAACAAATCCTCACCGTCGACGACGACTTTGGAGCGCACGCAC ACGGGCACAATGCGGGTTACGGTTCGGGAGgcgtggaagagagagacagcggcgcgacCGCGCCTTGTTCCTGCGGCCGGCGAGTGAGTGTTGACCGCAGCTCGGTTCTGGAAGCCTCCCGTGGCGAAGACCAGGGGCGCGAGCGGGGAAAGAGGCTCGATGAGAGGCCAAGTTACTCGGACGCCAATCCCACAGAGGGAACAACCGAGTTTAGCAGTACTGTAGTAACAATGTGTCCCTTTACCgtggagagggaagaaatgGCAAGAGAAGGACTCGAAGAGGGACACGAACAAACTGGCTCGGACCATCGGCGGGAACCGGGCGCCTCGGAGCACGTTCGCCCACAGGAGAGGACCCAGAAAGGCGTCTTCAACGCACGTCCCAGTGAAGAACAAAGTGGCAGACATCAAAAGATGAGCGCAGTCGTTCCACAGAGtcaggaggaaggaagcctGACAGAACTGGAGGGAGgaccgagaggagacgaactTGAATTATCGCCACGTCGTTGCAGATGCGCTCCAAGATTCAACTTTGACGGGACTTCGTTCTTTTTGATGATTGCGCTCGCCATTCACGGATTGTTCGAAG GAATGATCGTTGGGGCGGAGTCGAATCTGATTTCAGTTTGGCTGGTGACAAGTGTCATCTCTGGCCACAAATGGGCAGAGTCGCTCATGCTCATGTCCCAGTTCATCGCCCGCGGCATG GCGACACGGTGGTGCTGGATCCTGATGGCGGTTTTCgttgtctcctcccctctgGGCGTTTTGATTGGCCTCGGCCTGCGCAGTGAAGGCGAGGTCGCTTCGGGCGTCGCAAACGCTCTGGGTGCAGGAACGCTTCTTTATGTGGCCGCAGAG ACTTCAACGAGTGTCTTCGCCGGGTCCCGTGCGAAACGGGTCGGCCAGCTCATCGTGTATTGCCTAGGGGCCAGCATGGTCCTCGGTCTTACTGTTCTCGATCTGGCCCTAGAGGCTTGA